The following coding sequences are from one Portunus trituberculatus isolate SZX2019 chromosome 32, ASM1759143v1, whole genome shotgun sequence window:
- the LOC123512015 gene encoding uncharacterized protein LOC123512015 yields MSLFMGVPISVQAADDAGEVAEAAQQREVVTEEVGVEEEAPATPLPAPVMWHQQGPDLPGTSLVYVDEEEIIHLQKKRKLELALLEESIMAHERKQEAEQAKYMYYTQKLEYQKQTNKK; encoded by the exons ATGTCTCTATTCATGGGTGTACCAATAAG TGTTCAGGCAGCAGATGATGCTGGGGAAGTGGCAGAGGCAGCCCaacagagagaagtggtgaccGAGGAAGtgggtgttgaggaggaggcaccTGCCACACCACTTCCAGCACCAGTGATGTGGCACCAACAGGGGCCAGACTTGCCTGGTACATCACTGGTCtatgtggatgaggaggagatcatccacctgcagaagaaaaggaagcttgaGCTTGCACTCCTTGAAGAATCTATAATGGCTcatgaaaggaagcaagaagcagaacaggctaagtacatgtactacacacaaaaactagagtaccagaaacaaacaaataaaaaatag